The Desulfohalovibrio reitneri genome contains a region encoding:
- a CDS encoding zinc metalloprotease HtpX produces the protein MTSQLKTALLLGALTAIIVLIGRAIGGPGGMVIAFIIAVAMNVGSYWYSDKIVLRMYKAKELAEHDAPAIHKMVDDLAREAGIPKPKLMLVPQQQPNAFATGRSPSNAVVAVTQGIVQTLSPEELKGVIAHEMGHIKNRDILIQSIAAVLGGAIMILANIAQFTAIFGGMGGNDDEGGNPIAALALAIIAPFAAMLIQMAISRSREYLADRTGAALCHHPEHLASALEKISAHAQRQPMKGANPATENMFIISPFSAGRAAHLFATHPPVEDRVARLRSMAGKV, from the coding sequence GGGCCCGGAGGCATGGTCATCGCCTTCATCATCGCCGTGGCCATGAACGTTGGCAGCTACTGGTATTCGGACAAGATCGTCCTGCGCATGTACAAGGCCAAGGAACTGGCCGAGCACGACGCCCCGGCCATTCACAAAATGGTGGACGATCTGGCCCGCGAGGCGGGCATCCCCAAGCCCAAACTCATGCTTGTGCCCCAGCAGCAGCCCAACGCCTTCGCCACCGGCCGCTCGCCCTCCAACGCCGTGGTGGCCGTCACCCAGGGCATCGTGCAGACCCTCTCCCCCGAGGAGCTCAAGGGCGTCATCGCCCACGAGATGGGACACATCAAGAACCGCGACATCCTCATCCAATCCATCGCCGCCGTCCTGGGCGGAGCCATCATGATCCTGGCCAACATCGCCCAGTTCACCGCCATTTTCGGCGGCATGGGCGGCAACGACGACGAGGGCGGCAACCCCATCGCCGCCCTGGCCCTGGCCATCATCGCCCCCTTTGCCGCTATGCTCATCCAGATGGCCATCTCCCGCTCGCGCGAATACTTGGCCGACCGCACCGGCGCGGCCCTCTGCCATCACCCGGAACACCTGGCCTCGGCCCTGGAAAAAATCAGCGCCCACGCCCAGCGCCAACCCATGAAAGGCGCCAACCCGGCCACCGAGAACATGTTTATCATCTCCCCCTTCTCCGCCGGACGCGCCGCCCACCTCTTCGCCACCCACCCTCCTGTTGAGGACCGCGTGGCGCGCCTGCGCTCCATGGCCGGCAAGGTCTAG
- a CDS encoding S1C family serine protease has product MRRVLLVLAVVAMLFATGCGTKKVPIAPDVDNPEIEKGDYREMPRIGMDRAIITVKRATRIGALYSGYTSDGKICNYTYDGALMWSSGRGHLSGQDDELAMLFYETMKREGYNVVGDPSVVFDRGDELGSARYRLAANVDDIQANICNEHGIWAGFPLGTTRGEMRLGVEWSVYDARQRRTVMQTDTIGYSNSTEGRSDGFYLLFTEAFEDATVDLANDESFHELAGEPPRRVETPDTISVCLDGRAKGNFAENNGKYLSSVVTVLANNSHGSGFVISGSGYVLTNSHVVGELEEVTLRFQQGYELPGKVIRNNPVRDVALIKCQAKLPALPIADGFPKPAQDVFAVGSPMKLAFDTTVTKGVVSAIRKDSSSGGHLIQADVSILGGNSGGPLFNAHGEVVGVSVSGYLDGMGTSTSINFFIPIQEALGGAGITDSCAERKD; this is encoded by the coding sequence ATGCGGCGTGTTTTGCTTGTATTGGCGGTGGTGGCGATGTTGTTCGCCACGGGGTGCGGCACCAAGAAGGTTCCCATCGCCCCGGACGTGGACAACCCCGAGATCGAGAAGGGCGATTACCGGGAGATGCCGCGCATCGGCATGGACAGGGCCATCATCACGGTCAAGCGGGCCACCAGGATCGGCGCGCTGTATTCCGGCTACACGTCCGACGGCAAGATATGCAACTATACCTATGACGGCGCCCTGATGTGGTCCAGTGGGCGCGGCCACCTCTCCGGCCAGGACGATGAACTGGCGATGCTTTTCTACGAGACCATGAAGCGGGAGGGGTACAACGTGGTCGGCGACCCTTCCGTGGTGTTCGACCGGGGCGACGAGCTGGGCAGCGCCCGGTATCGCCTGGCGGCCAATGTCGACGACATCCAGGCCAACATCTGCAACGAGCACGGCATCTGGGCCGGCTTTCCCCTGGGCACGACCCGCGGGGAGATGCGCCTGGGGGTGGAATGGTCCGTGTATGACGCCAGGCAGCGGCGGACGGTGATGCAAACCGACACCATCGGGTACAGCAACAGCACCGAGGGGCGCAGCGACGGCTTCTACCTGCTCTTCACCGAGGCTTTCGAGGACGCCACGGTGGACCTGGCCAACGACGAGTCCTTCCATGAACTCGCCGGCGAACCGCCCAGGCGAGTGGAAACGCCGGACACTATCTCCGTCTGCCTGGACGGCCGCGCCAAGGGAAATTTCGCCGAAAACAACGGCAAGTACCTTTCCTCGGTGGTCACGGTCCTCGCCAACAACTCGCACGGTTCGGGTTTCGTGATCAGCGGCAGCGGCTACGTGCTGACCAATAGCCATGTGGTGGGGGAGCTCGAGGAAGTCACCCTGCGCTTCCAGCAGGGCTACGAGCTGCCCGGCAAGGTCATCCGCAACAACCCGGTGCGCGACGTGGCCCTCATCAAGTGCCAGGCCAAGCTCCCAGCCTTGCCGATTGCGGACGGGTTCCCGAAACCGGCGCAGGACGTATTCGCCGTGGGCAGCCCCATGAAGCTGGCGTTCGACACCACCGTGACCAAGGGCGTGGTCAGCGCCATACGCAAGGACTCGAGTTCCGGCGGCCACCTCATCCAGGCCGACGTGTCCATCCTGGGCGGCAACAGCGGCGGCCCCCTGTTCAATGCTCACGGCGAGGTGGTGGGCGTGTCCGTGAGCGGGTACCTGGATGGCATGGGCACGTCCACAAGCATCAATTTCTTCATTCCCATCCAGGAAGCCCTGGGCGGCGCGGGAATAACCGACAGCTGCGCCGAACGGAAGGACTGA
- a CDS encoding transposase, translating to MKRRKWTPEQKTRVVLEGLRGRPVGEVCAEYAISQNQYYKWRDQFLAQAHRAFEQEHGAQRTARLERENMKLKSLIGELTIELKKSGPFG from the coding sequence ATGAAGCGACGGAAGTGGACCCCGGAGCAGAAGACTCGGGTCGTCCTCGAAGGCCTTCGAGGACGACCCGTGGGCGAAGTGTGCGCCGAGTACGCCATCTCGCAGAACCAGTATTACAAGTGGCGCGATCAATTCCTTGCCCAGGCGCACAGAGCGTTCGAGCAAGAGCACGGCGCACAGCGTACGGCCAGACTTGAGCGCGAAAACATGAAGCTCAAAAGCCTGATCGGTGAGTTGACCATTGAGCTAAAAAAAAGCGGGCCGTTCGGATGA
- a CDS encoding IS3 family transposase: protein MKRGPYAKVAERNADLLARIRGIKADHPFWGYRRVWAFLRFVDGVVVGQNRVYRLMSEHDLTVKPTCDSRPNASRPASSPGPRDPTSGGVST, encoded by the coding sequence ATGAAGCGCGGACCATATGCAAAGGTCGCCGAGCGCAACGCCGACCTCCTGGCCCGCATTCGCGGCATCAAGGCCGACCATCCGTTCTGGGGATACCGTCGGGTCTGGGCGTTCCTGCGCTTCGTGGACGGCGTTGTCGTCGGCCAAAACCGCGTCTACCGGCTCATGAGCGAGCATGACCTCACGGTGAAGCCAACCTGCGACTCAAGGCCAAACGCAAGCCGACCGGCGTCAAGCCCCGGCCCTCGCGACCCAACGAGTGGTGGGGTATCGACATGA
- a CDS encoding integrase core domain-containing protein: MTKIKIDGYGWLYVVIVLDWRTKKVVGHYAGDQAKAWHWLSALNAAVGRQFPEGVRGGGLHLMADNGCQPTSTSFMKACRVMDIKLAFTSYNNPKGNADTERFMRTMKEELVWINEWRSPTAFYQALGSWIEEYNQGYLHSALGYKTPVTTEQELINSRTLLQKAC, from the coding sequence ATGACCAAAATCAAGATTGACGGCTACGGCTGGCTGTACGTGGTCATTGTGCTTGACTGGCGCACCAAGAAGGTCGTCGGCCACTACGCCGGCGATCAAGCCAAGGCATGGCATTGGCTCTCGGCGCTCAACGCGGCTGTCGGCAGGCAGTTCCCCGAAGGCGTGCGCGGCGGCGGTCTTCATCTCATGGCCGACAACGGCTGCCAACCGACCTCGACGAGCTTTATGAAGGCTTGCCGCGTCATGGACATCAAACTCGCCTTCACCAGCTACAACAACCCCAAAGGCAACGCCGACACAGAGCGCTTCATGCGCACCATGAAGGAAGAGCTGGTCTGGATCAATGAATGGCGTAGCCCGACGGCCTTTTACCAAGCCTTGGGCTCCTGGATCGAAGAATACAACCAAGGCTACCTGCACTCGGCGCTGGGGTATAAAACCCCGGTGACAACCGAGCAGGAACTGATCAACTCGCGGACTCTCTTACAAAAGGCTTGCTAA
- a CDS encoding osmoprotectant NAGGN system M42 family peptidase translates to MSDPQSGVAGISLQRPEIDMDYCLDLLLRLVQIPSPTGYTDNIVRFLCDELRQLSIPFELTRRGAIRADLAGRMSSPDRAVVAHLDTIGGMVTELKDNGRLKLAPVGAWSSRFAEGARVTVFCEKRPLRGTVLPNKASGHTYHHQIDTQPVDWDNVEVRLDEYVTCREDLEWMEIHVGDFVAFDAAPEVTPTGFINSRHLDDKAGVAILMAAAKHAVESGAELPVDCHLLFTLTEEVGSGASSVLHGDVAELVSIDNAPSGRDQNSKEFGVTLAMMDSSGPFDYHLTHKLLEICHQAGIPHQRDVFKYYRCDAAAAIEAGNDLRTALACFGVDASHGYERTHTDSLQSVAELVALYMQSEPVAIRDRHVMGPLAGFTNQPGPATEEP, encoded by the coding sequence ATGAGTGATCCGCAGAGCGGGGTCGCGGGCATCAGCCTCCAGCGGCCGGAGATCGACATGGACTACTGCCTGGACCTGCTGCTGCGGCTGGTCCAGATACCCAGCCCCACGGGCTACACGGACAATATCGTCCGCTTCCTGTGCGACGAGTTGCGGCAGCTGTCCATCCCCTTCGAGCTGACCCGGCGCGGGGCCATCCGCGCCGACCTCGCCGGACGCATGAGCAGCCCGGACCGGGCCGTGGTGGCCCACCTGGACACCATCGGCGGCATGGTCACGGAACTCAAGGACAACGGCCGCCTGAAACTGGCGCCCGTGGGCGCCTGGTCCTCACGCTTCGCCGAGGGGGCCCGCGTCACCGTGTTCTGCGAAAAACGCCCCCTGCGCGGCACCGTGCTGCCCAACAAGGCTTCCGGCCACACCTACCACCACCAGATCGACACCCAGCCCGTGGACTGGGACAACGTGGAGGTGCGGCTGGACGAGTACGTCACCTGCCGCGAGGACCTGGAATGGATGGAAATCCACGTGGGCGACTTCGTGGCCTTCGACGCCGCCCCGGAAGTCACCCCCACCGGCTTCATCAACTCCCGCCACCTGGACGACAAGGCCGGGGTGGCCATCCTCATGGCCGCGGCCAAGCACGCCGTTGAAAGCGGCGCGGAACTGCCCGTGGACTGCCACCTGCTGTTCACCCTCACCGAGGAGGTGGGCTCGGGCGCGTCCAGCGTGCTGCACGGCGACGTGGCCGAGTTGGTCTCCATCGACAACGCGCCCTCCGGACGCGACCAGAACTCCAAGGAATTCGGCGTCACCCTGGCCATGATGGATTCCTCCGGACCCTTCGACTACCACCTGACCCACAAGCTGCTGGAAATCTGCCACCAGGCCGGAATCCCCCACCAGCGCGACGTCTTCAAATACTACCGCTGCGACGCCGCCGCGGCCATCGAAGCGGGCAACGACCTGCGCACCGCCCTGGCCTGCTTCGGCGTGGACGCCTCCCACGGCTACGAACGCACCCACACCGACTCCCTGCAGTCCGTGGCCGAACTGGTGGCGCTGTACATGCAAAGCGAGCCCGTGGCCATCCGCGACCGCCACGTCATGGGTCCGCTCGCCGGATTCACCAACCAACCCGGACCAGCCACGGAGGAGCCATGA
- a CDS encoding Nif11-like leader peptide family natural product precursor: protein MSTEQLRRFLEWLAADEEALRAVKAMSDPLQVIAFAKSNGYDFDMEELATYMDRRGAANE, encoded by the coding sequence ATGAGCACGGAACAGCTTCGCCGATTCCTGGAATGGCTGGCCGCGGACGAGGAGGCGTTGCGCGCGGTCAAGGCCATGAGCGACCCGCTGCAGGTCATTGCCTTCGCCAAATCCAATGGCTATGACTTCGACATGGAAGAATTGGCCACGTACATGGACCGGCGCGGAGCGGCCAATGAGTGA
- the ngg gene encoding N-acetylglutaminylglutamine synthetase, with the protein MAANIRHRLERSSVPTVRSWREMDPESARRIKRDAVTDCGWGRLLWGHTFEDAGSLAEELLNEEEGRRDIAFYLRDPHVVLSLAPDRLFLDPSHTYRLWFSQYQQPKRRHGGFVIRRVATMEDAEAMNRIYASRGMVQPDEEFVHGKRHSRALHYFVAEDVSTGEVIGTITGVDHTEAFRDPENGSSFWCLGVDTQAQAPGVGEALVRHAIEYFQARGRDYMDLSVMHDNVQAIGLYEKLGFKRVPVFAVKVRNPINEPLFTPPEGKHFLNPYADLVVKEARRRGVGVRILDEEKGLVELTHGGRSIVCWESLSELTSAIAFVRCDDKALTRRTLAAAGIRVPEQTKAGTPEENTAFLNEHGRVVVKPRQGEQGAGITVDVRDPDSLEAAVAEARKVSGDVLLERFEEGDDLRLIVIGHKLIAAAVRKPARILGTGRHTARQLIEKQSRRRGAATGGESSIPMDAETERCLREAGYGWNDVVEQDEEIEVRKTANLHTGGTIHDVTPQLHPELARAAEEASRVLDIPVVGFDFMVPEVEGPDYVVIEANERPGLANHEPQPTAEAYLDLLFPQTAVRGRPLAGEYGQGEEET; encoded by the coding sequence ATGGCCGCCAACATCAGGCACAGACTGGAACGGTCCAGCGTCCCCACGGTGCGCTCCTGGCGCGAGATGGACCCGGAGAGCGCGCGGCGCATCAAGCGCGACGCGGTCACGGACTGCGGCTGGGGCAGGCTGCTGTGGGGGCACACCTTCGAGGACGCCGGGAGCCTGGCCGAGGAGCTGCTGAACGAGGAGGAGGGACGACGGGACATCGCCTTCTACCTGCGTGACCCCCACGTGGTGCTCTCCCTGGCCCCGGACCGGCTCTTCCTGGACCCCTCCCACACCTACCGGCTGTGGTTCAGCCAGTACCAGCAGCCCAAGCGCAGGCACGGAGGCTTCGTCATCCGCCGGGTGGCCACCATGGAGGACGCCGAGGCCATGAACCGCATCTACGCCTCGCGCGGCATGGTGCAGCCGGACGAGGAGTTCGTTCACGGCAAGCGCCACTCCCGGGCCCTGCACTATTTCGTGGCCGAGGACGTTTCCACCGGGGAGGTCATCGGTACCATCACCGGCGTGGACCACACCGAGGCCTTCCGCGACCCGGAAAACGGCTCCAGCTTCTGGTGCCTGGGCGTGGACACCCAGGCCCAGGCTCCCGGCGTGGGCGAGGCCCTGGTGCGCCACGCCATCGAATACTTCCAGGCGCGCGGCCGCGACTACATGGATCTTTCCGTGATGCACGACAACGTCCAGGCCATCGGGCTGTATGAGAAGCTGGGCTTCAAGCGGGTGCCGGTTTTCGCGGTGAAGGTGCGCAATCCCATCAACGAGCCGCTTTTCACTCCGCCCGAGGGCAAGCACTTCCTCAACCCCTACGCCGACCTGGTGGTCAAGGAAGCCAGGCGGCGCGGCGTGGGCGTGCGCATTCTGGACGAGGAAAAGGGGCTGGTGGAGCTGACCCACGGCGGCCGCTCCATCGTCTGCTGGGAGTCGCTGTCCGAACTGACCTCGGCCATCGCCTTCGTGCGCTGCGACGACAAAGCCCTGACCCGCCGCACCCTGGCGGCCGCCGGCATCCGCGTGCCTGAGCAGACCAAGGCGGGCACGCCCGAGGAAAACACCGCCTTCCTGAACGAGCACGGCCGGGTGGTGGTCAAGCCGCGCCAGGGCGAGCAGGGCGCGGGCATCACCGTGGACGTGCGCGACCCGGACTCCCTGGAGGCGGCCGTGGCCGAGGCGCGCAAGGTCTCAGGCGACGTGCTGCTGGAACGGTTCGAGGAGGGCGACGACCTGCGCCTCATCGTCATCGGCCACAAGCTCATCGCCGCGGCCGTACGCAAGCCCGCCCGTATTCTGGGTACGGGCCGGCACACCGCCCGCCAGCTCATCGAAAAGCAGAGCCGCCGCAGGGGCGCGGCCACCGGCGGGGAGTCCTCCATCCCCATGGACGCCGAGACCGAACGCTGCCTGCGCGAGGCGGGCTACGGCTGGAACGACGTGGTGGAACAGGACGAGGAAATCGAGGTGCGCAAGACCGCCAACCTGCACACCGGCGGCACCATCCACGACGTCACCCCCCAGCTGCATCCGGAGCTGGCCCGCGCCGCGGAGGAGGCCTCACGCGTGCTGGACATCCCGGTGGTGGGCTTCGACTTCATGGTGCCGGAAGTTGAGGGGCCGGACTACGTGGTCATCGAGGCCAACGAGCGGCCCGGCCTGGCCAACCACGAGCCCCAGCCCACGGCCGAGGCCTACCTGGACCTGCTCTTTCCCCAGACAGCCGTCCGGGGCCGGCCGCTGGCCGGGGAGTACGGCCAGGGCGAGGAGGAGACATGA
- a CDS encoding N-acetylglutaminylglutamine amidotransferase produces MCGICGEIRLDSEEADVSAVAAMARCMSPRGPDGRGLRAQGAAAFGHRRLKIIDLSEKAAQPMVDPELGLSIVFNGCIYNYKELREELQGKGYRFFSSGDTEVLIKAYHAWGDGFVERLQGMFALAVWERDSGRVLLARDRLGIKPLYFSRVDGAFRFASTLPALLASGGVDDSIDPEALHHYLTFHAVVPAPLTILRGVRKLEPGHTMVVEEGRVGEPKRWWDADFGPTKQEDQQRSEEEWQELVLEAMRLSVERRLTADVPVGVLLSGGLDSSLVVGLLAKAGQRGLETFSIGFETVGDEEGDEFKYSDVVAREFGTRHHKLRISPEETLKALPGCVAAMSEPMVSHDNVGFYLLSREVSRHVKVVQSGQGADEVFGGYHWYPPLLDSADPVADYSKVFFDRDREEYLRAVRPEHLSPGDAPTEFVRRAFETGGSQRAIDKALKLDTTVMLTDDPVKRVDNMTMAWGLEARVPFLDHELVEMAGRIPAELKVKSGGKHVLKEAARRVIPAEVIDRPKGYFPVPALKYLRGPFLESVRDVLHAPEAKRRGLFHDDYVRELLDAPEEHITPLRGSKLWQLGLLEMWLQAQGVK; encoded by the coding sequence ATGTGCGGTATTTGTGGTGAAATCCGTTTGGATTCCGAGGAAGCCGACGTTTCGGCGGTGGCGGCCATGGCGCGGTGCATGTCGCCGCGCGGCCCGGACGGCCGGGGGCTGCGCGCCCAGGGTGCGGCGGCTTTCGGCCACCGGCGGCTGAAGATCATCGATTTGTCGGAAAAGGCGGCCCAGCCCATGGTGGACCCGGAGCTTGGGCTGTCCATCGTGTTCAACGGATGCATCTACAATTACAAGGAACTGCGGGAAGAGCTGCAAGGCAAGGGGTACCGCTTTTTTTCCTCGGGCGATACCGAGGTGCTGATCAAGGCGTATCACGCCTGGGGCGACGGCTTTGTTGAGCGGCTGCAGGGCATGTTCGCCCTGGCCGTCTGGGAGCGTGACTCGGGCCGCGTGCTGCTGGCGCGCGACCGGCTGGGCATCAAGCCGCTGTATTTCTCCAGGGTGGACGGGGCCTTCCGCTTCGCTTCCACCCTGCCCGCCCTGCTGGCTTCCGGCGGGGTGGACGACTCCATCGACCCCGAGGCCCTGCACCACTACCTGACCTTCCACGCGGTGGTGCCGGCCCCGCTGACCATCCTGCGGGGCGTGCGCAAGCTGGAGCCGGGCCACACCATGGTGGTGGAGGAAGGCCGCGTGGGCGAGCCCAAGCGCTGGTGGGACGCGGACTTTGGCCCGACCAAGCAAGAGGACCAGCAGCGCTCCGAGGAGGAGTGGCAGGAGCTGGTGCTGGAGGCCATGCGGCTTTCCGTGGAGCGGCGGCTAACCGCGGACGTGCCCGTGGGCGTGCTGCTCTCCGGCGGCCTGGATTCCTCCCTGGTGGTGGGGCTGTTGGCCAAGGCGGGCCAGCGCGGCCTGGAGACCTTCTCCATCGGCTTCGAGACCGTGGGCGACGAGGAGGGGGACGAGTTCAAGTATTCCGACGTGGTGGCGCGGGAGTTCGGCACCCGCCACCACAAGTTGCGCATCAGCCCCGAGGAGACCCTGAAGGCGCTGCCCGGCTGCGTGGCGGCCATGAGCGAACCCATGGTCAGCCACGACAACGTGGGCTTCTACCTGCTGTCCCGCGAGGTCTCCCGCCACGTGAAGGTGGTGCAGAGCGGCCAGGGCGCGGACGAGGTTTTCGGCGGCTACCACTGGTATCCCCCGCTGCTGGACAGCGCCGACCCGGTGGCCGACTACTCCAAGGTGTTCTTCGACCGAGACCGGGAGGAGTACCTGCGGGCGGTGCGGCCGGAGCATCTGTCCCCGGGCGACGCGCCCACGGAGTTCGTGCGCCGCGCCTTCGAGACGGGCGGCAGCCAGCGGGCCATCGACAAGGCCTTGAAGCTGGACACCACGGTCATGCTCACTGACGACCCGGTGAAGCGGGTGGACAACATGACCATGGCCTGGGGGCTTGAGGCGCGGGTGCCCTTCCTGGACCACGAGCTTGTGGAGATGGCCGGGCGCATCCCAGCGGAGCTGAAGGTCAAGTCCGGGGGCAAGCACGTGCTCAAGGAGGCCGCCCGCCGGGTCATTCCGGCGGAGGTCATCGACCGGCCCAAGGGGTATTTCCCGGTGCCCGCCCTGAAGTACCTGCGCGGGCCCTTCCTGGAGAGCGTGCGCGACGTGCTGCACGCCCCGGAGGCCAAGCGGCGCGGTCTGTTCCACGACGACTACGTGCGGGAGCTTCTGGACGCGCCGGAGGAGCACATCACCCCGTTGCGCGGCTCCAAGCTGTGGCAGCTCGGTTTGCTGGAAATGTGGCTGCAAGCCCAGGGCGTGAAGTAA